One window from the genome of Sphingomicrobium arenosum encodes:
- a CDS encoding acyl-CoA thioesterase, producing the protein MDRPVFTHTLTAAPEHIDELGHVNNAVWVQWIQEVAIGHWEAAAPTELKEEVFWVVTRHEIDYLRPLHAGESVTARTWIDAEVKGARSVRHMEFVADGKVHVRAATAWAMIDKGSSRPARVRERHIAPFRAAHD; encoded by the coding sequence ATGGATCGCCCCGTCTTCACCCACACCCTGACCGCCGCGCCCGAACACATTGACGAGCTCGGCCATGTCAACAATGCCGTCTGGGTGCAGTGGATTCAGGAAGTGGCGATCGGTCATTGGGAGGCCGCCGCCCCTACCGAATTGAAGGAAGAGGTCTTCTGGGTCGTGACGCGTCACGAGATCGACTATCTGCGCCCCCTGCACGCGGGCGAGAGCGTGACCGCGCGCACCTGGATCGACGCGGAAGTGAAGGGCGCGCGCTCGGTCCGCCACATGGAATTCGTGGCCGACGGCAAGGTCCATGTCCGCGCCGCGACCGCCTGGGCGATGATCGACAAGGGATCGAGTCGCCCCGCGCGGGTTCGCGAACGCCACATCGCCCCTTTCCGCGCCGCACACGATTGA
- the maiA gene encoding maleylacetoacetate isomerase: protein MTRPILHDYYRSSASYRVRIGLNLKGIDYHSEKVDLAGGAQKEEAYKAKNPQGFVPMLEIDGQRLTQSLAILDYLDATRPEPPFMPENNADRAHVLALSTLIACDIHPLNNLRILKYLKQELRCEEAAKDDWYRHWVREGFDALEKLAAPRAGAFLFGDTPTLADICLVPQLYNARRFSVPIHDYPHLRRADESASAHPAFAAAHPDKQGGHP from the coding sequence ATGACGCGCCCCATTCTTCATGATTATTACCGCAGCTCGGCTAGCTATCGGGTCCGCATCGGGCTCAACCTGAAGGGCATAGACTATCATAGCGAGAAGGTCGACCTCGCCGGCGGTGCGCAAAAGGAGGAGGCCTACAAGGCCAAGAACCCGCAAGGCTTCGTGCCCATGCTCGAGATCGATGGCCAACGCCTGACCCAGAGCCTCGCCATTCTCGACTATCTCGATGCCACTCGGCCCGAGCCCCCCTTCATGCCTGAGAACAATGCCGATCGCGCCCATGTCCTCGCGCTGTCCACGCTGATCGCCTGCGACATCCATCCGCTGAACAATTTGCGCATCCTCAAATATCTCAAGCAGGAACTGCGCTGCGAAGAAGCGGCCAAGGACGATTGGTATCGCCATTGGGTGCGCGAGGGGTTCGATGCCCTCGAAAAGCTCGCCGCGCCGCGCGCGGGCGCCTTCCTCTTCGGCGACACGCCCACGCTGGCCGACATCTGCCTCGTGCCCCAGCTTTATAACGCGCGCCGCTTCTCGGTGCCCATCCACGACTATCCGCACCTCAGGCGCGCCGATGAAAGTGCGAGCGCGCACCCCGCCTTCGCCGCCGCCCATCCCGACAAGCAGGGAGGTCACCCATGA
- a CDS encoding S9 family peptidase encodes MTDLPEPPIAEQRAYSFERHGITVEDPYHWLKDQSYPTIDDEDVLDYLKEENAYFEAWKAPQADTIEALFEEMKARIKEDDKGVPVKNGDYVYWSEFAPGTQYRLWYRKPADGTASDITPDNGTLIYDENAQAEGGDYYRLGGFEVSPDGTQAIVLSDRNGSERYTIEVIDIASGEVLETVSDSALGAPEWDKAGTGFFYTVANENWRTYEAYYHALGTDAKDDRLVLKETENPAFTVNLSKSTDENYIFLLSGENSSGEWYFIPADDPTAEPQLIMRRRPDIQYSVDAAHGKFWIVTNDNHVNFRLAQADPADPMKWHTVIAGSDDFYLEGVDAYRDHLLVEGRLNGLDQLYLRDYDSGDMTRLPFEEAAYTAGFTGMAEYAPDKYRLYYSSMVTPGTVMDYDAASGEFTTLKVQEVPSGHDPDKYVVDRLMIEARDGAMVPVSVLRSKDFELDGTGRVFMTGYGAYGSAYPASFSTSRYSLVDRGYAFAIAHIRGGDEMGYQWFLDGKLKKRTNTFNDFVDVTRGLIEAGYAPAGNIAAQGGSAGGELMGAIANQAPELYGAIVADVPFVDVLNTMLDDTLPLTPGEWNEWGNPITDPEAFKYILSYSPYDQVSAQDYPAMLITGGLNDPRVTYWEPAKYAAKLRATKTDDNLLLLKINMGAGHGGKSGRWNSLYEQAEKYAFVLDQLGQE; translated from the coding sequence ATGACCGACCTGCCCGAACCGCCGATCGCCGAACAGCGCGCCTACAGCTTCGAACGCCACGGCATCACCGTCGAGGATCCCTATCACTGGCTCAAGGACCAGAGCTACCCGACCATCGATGACGAGGACGTGCTCGACTATCTCAAGGAAGAGAACGCCTATTTTGAAGCGTGGAAGGCCCCGCAGGCTGACACGATCGAAGCGCTCTTCGAGGAGATGAAGGCGCGCATCAAGGAGGACGACAAGGGCGTTCCCGTCAAGAATGGCGACTATGTCTACTGGTCCGAATTCGCGCCCGGCACGCAATATCGCCTGTGGTATCGCAAACCCGCCGATGGCACGGCGAGCGACATCACCCCCGACAATGGCACGCTCATCTACGACGAAAATGCGCAGGCCGAGGGCGGCGACTATTATCGCCTTGGCGGTTTCGAGGTCAGCCCCGATGGCACGCAAGCCATCGTGCTCTCCGACCGCAACGGCTCGGAACGCTACACCATCGAGGTGATCGACATCGCCTCGGGCGAGGTTCTCGAGACGGTGAGCGACAGCGCGCTCGGCGCGCCCGAATGGGACAAGGCGGGCACCGGCTTCTTCTATACCGTCGCCAACGAGAATTGGCGCACCTACGAGGCCTATTATCACGCGCTTGGTACCGACGCGAAGGACGACCGCCTCGTCCTCAAGGAAACCGAAAACCCCGCCTTTACGGTCAACCTGTCGAAGTCGACCGATGAAAATTACATCTTCCTCCTGTCGGGGGAGAACAGCTCGGGCGAATGGTATTTCATTCCCGCCGACGACCCCACTGCCGAGCCGCAGCTGATCATGCGCCGCCGACCCGACATCCAATATTCGGTCGACGCCGCGCACGGAAAATTCTGGATCGTCACCAACGACAATCACGTCAATTTCCGCTTGGCCCAGGCCGACCCCGCCGACCCGATGAAGTGGCACACGGTCATCGCCGGCTCGGACGACTTCTATCTCGAGGGCGTCGATGCCTATCGCGATCACCTGCTCGTCGAGGGCCGGTTGAACGGTCTCGACCAGCTCTACCTGCGTGATTACGACAGTGGCGACATGACCCGTCTGCCCTTCGAGGAAGCGGCCTATACCGCGGGCTTCACCGGCATGGCCGAATATGCCCCCGACAAATACCGCCTCTATTACAGCTCCATGGTCACTCCCGGCACGGTGATGGACTATGACGCCGCCTCAGGCGAGTTTACGACGCTGAAGGTGCAGGAGGTGCCCTCGGGCCATGATCCCGACAAATATGTCGTCGACCGTCTGATGATCGAGGCGCGCGACGGGGCGATGGTTCCGGTTTCGGTGCTGCGCTCCAAGGACTTCGAGCTGGACGGCACGGGCCGCGTCTTCATGACCGGCTATGGAGCCTATGGTTCGGCCTATCCGGCCAGCTTCTCGACCAGCCGCTACAGCCTCGTCGATCGCGGCTATGCCTTCGCCATCGCGCACATCCGCGGCGGCGACGAGATGGGCTACCAGTGGTTCCTCGACGGCAAGCTCAAGAAGCGCACCAACACCTTCAACGACTTCGTCGATGTGACCCGCGGCCTCATCGAGGCGGGCTATGCGCCGGCCGGCAATATCGCCGCGCAGGGCGGCTCGGCAGGCGGCGAGCTGATGGGGGCCATCGCCAACCAGGCGCCCGAGCTTTACGGCGCCATCGTCGCCGACGTGCCCTTCGTCGATGTCTTGAACACCATGCTCGACGACACGCTCCCGCTCACCCCGGGCGAATGGAACGAGTGGGGCAATCCGATCACCGATCCGGAGGCGTTCAAATATATCCTGTCCTACAGCCCCTATGACCAGGTCAGCGCGCAGGACTATCCCGCCATGCTGATCACCGGCGGCCTCAACGACCCGCGCGTCACTTATTGGGAGCCGGCCAAATATGCCGCCAAGCTGCGCGCCACCAAGACCGACGACAATCTCCTCCTGTTGAAGATCAACATGGGGGCGGGTCACGGCGGCAAGTCGGGGCGCTGGAATTCGCTCTACGAGCAGGCCGAGAAATATGCCTTCGTCCTCGACCAGCTGGGGCAGGAATGA
- a CDS encoding gluzincin family metallopeptidase, translated as MSILLAALLLAEPNAPVMSARIEREENRLVATLSLDEPSNVWLFERSAIDWDEEQPWRPRSFEVLTPDVELRHVGHHDVLLSTDGGPVPSEVRIAVTPFTADLQRDYTPVLAFTDGTMAVYSHHFVLAPVADVDTVAAMTMDRDSGPPLRRPYPTVTFCDADGVLVEGVRQRCTSVNEGRYALFGAGEPVRAGPLTALIDEGLPAWMADSSRDTLLAAIDYYTERFGTPVLGNPTALIVWGGATPDRTGFGGSSLDDMLLLRFEGAALQSPEPRWRRALTRHLLHETAHYWIGQQVEYAASSEAWITEGGAEYAAIRAIGDLVSPGAMQAELAGIWQRCGEWLERGPLSTARQRGDGRAYYDCGAVVHHLLDHADSGDRYFAFWAEQLAAMPAPTPYPLARFTTNLETEGLATAASIIRWMNEGPIEDPQRLLAGLAASAGLDVPVAPGDSLSAWIAPSSPTP; from the coding sequence ATGTCGATCCTGCTTGCCGCCTTGCTCCTTGCCGAGCCCAACGCACCCGTCATGTCCGCTCGGATCGAGCGCGAGGAGAATCGCCTCGTCGCCACTCTATCGCTTGATGAACCCTCCAACGTCTGGCTGTTCGAGCGATCCGCCATCGACTGGGACGAGGAGCAGCCTTGGCGCCCGCGCAGCTTCGAGGTGCTGACGCCCGATGTCGAATTGCGCCATGTGGGTCATCACGACGTCCTCCTGTCGACCGACGGCGGACCCGTTCCGTCCGAAGTGCGCATCGCCGTCACGCCTTTCACCGCCGATCTCCAGCGCGACTACACCCCGGTCCTTGCCTTCACCGACGGCACCATGGCGGTCTACAGCCACCACTTCGTTCTCGCGCCCGTAGCCGATGTCGATACCGTCGCCGCCATGACGATGGACCGCGATTCCGGCCCACCGCTCAGGCGCCCCTACCCCACTGTCACCTTCTGCGACGCGGACGGCGTTCTCGTCGAGGGAGTGCGCCAGCGCTGTACGAGCGTCAATGAGGGGCGCTACGCCCTGTTCGGCGCTGGCGAGCCGGTCCGCGCAGGTCCCCTCACCGCCTTGATCGACGAAGGGTTGCCCGCTTGGATGGCCGATTCCAGCCGCGACACCCTCCTTGCCGCGATCGACTATTACACCGAGCGTTTCGGCACACCCGTCCTCGGCAATCCGACGGCCCTGATCGTCTGGGGCGGTGCCACGCCCGACCGCACCGGCTTCGGTGGCAGCAGCCTGGACGATATGCTGCTGCTGCGTTTCGAGGGGGCAGCACTGCAATCGCCCGAACCGCGCTGGCGCCGTGCGCTGACCCGTCACCTTCTCCACGAAACCGCTCACTATTGGATCGGTCAGCAGGTCGAATATGCTGCGTCCTCGGAAGCCTGGATCACCGAAGGCGGCGCTGAATATGCCGCCATCCGCGCCATCGGCGACCTCGTCTCGCCCGGTGCCATGCAAGCCGAACTCGCCGGGATCTGGCAGCGCTGCGGTGAATGGCTCGAACGCGGCCCCTTGTCGACCGCGCGCCAGCGCGGGGATGGACGCGCCTATTACGATTGCGGCGCCGTGGTCCACCACCTGCTCGATCACGCCGATAGCGGGGATCGCTATTTCGCCTTCTGGGCTGAACAACTCGCGGCAATGCCCGCCCCAACCCCCTATCCGCTCGCGCGCTTCACCACCAATCTCGAGACCGAGGGCCTTGCGACCGCCGCCTCGATCATTCGCTGGATGAATGAAGGTCCCATCGAGGACCCGCAGCGCCTACTCGCCGGGCTTGCCGCCAGCGCGGGGCTGGACGTGCCGGTCGCGCCGGGCGATAGCCTGTCGGCATGGATCGCCCCGTCTTCACCCACACCCTGA